In a genomic window of Ochrobactrum sp. Marseille-Q0166:
- a CDS encoding amino acid adenylation domain-containing protein — MTHPADGTMFRELNSMQAACFVGRDKQTPLGGVASHLYTEFNGCGIDADRLQQALERLAKLHPMMALRVTDDGQQTIADTPQLPVLEIDDLRGKPLSEKQDFLEQKRQVWTHQKLDLCSGRAVRFSLTLLDDGQFRFHADTDMIAIDPSSFRLLMHDLAALYQAPETVCQPAATYFDWLDRYRSDSALKKTRERDKKWWRARLTDIPPAPTLPLRTDMAQPQSHRLARQIDAVQWKALQKLARRYRITAAAMMLGLFATTLGRKTGDRQFRLNVPTFWRLPLVEDVGNIAGEFANILIAEIDLDAAPTLADLCRQLHAKLISQMEHSAYSGVNVMRDLSRHNGRPQLAPVVFTAALDLDGGALFSDMVRKVFGVMDWAVSQGSQVALDAQMAAYQGGLLVNWDIRLDALPAQWVSDLFDDFIVCLKKAADVPDYLDEVQIVAPTKKNQPLTVLQRAYLAGRGESVPLGGVAMQEFREYRGIFDPAVLKCRLQEMVQRHACLRTWIEPEVFMQSIRADVQVNWEEIDYRGLGRAEAICLIEQQREAYAHEIMGAERAPWKIKLFRLPKLESEAEDYILFARFDAMIADGRSIAQLMRELFEGGSGVDQDEETAVAHYDDVQLKADADYWKDKLQAVEAPLRLPWSKPLDQIMQSRYGRESIVIPAAVFSALSRVGARKGLFKNSVLTALVLEVLSCRTEENSLCVGIPVAPQISATLANNSSFIAVNWQKQEGDFATRAAVLQQDVLEGLSHPAFSGVDIARLLFENTGSLPVLPVVITNGLSWPVLGQDSSAYLHSGQTQTPQVAMDIRFSVNAAGDLVFDIDYAREALDQAMVQDILQALSKAAHKIAASGEFAVSIRAITDLSHYCFNNMPMTAQDAPFLRRIADHIFAADNSKVALIYGQQRISYAELGGIVRRITGSLQARGLAQGSVVAVCLPRSPEHTAIVLACALSGIIWVPIDAASPQERLDYLLQNCCPDLVVGTEDVTTAHPVVTFEVLMTAEPVASSPLSPATLSLSESPAYYLYTSGTTGKPKCVVLTNRSTNNVITCTLENWQATERDVFISVTPLHHDMSVFDVLGALTVGATLVLPEAGEEKNAIRWNQLIAEHRVTLWCSVPAILEMLLACRRGDELTSLRLISQGGDYIKPVIIAELRELLPQARLVSLGGPTETTIWSIWHEIRAEDVRIIPYGIPLPENSYFVLDEQGEHCPAGVAGRIHTAGVNVALGYLESGEIIQTDFVTILDEKGTELRAFKTGDRGRYRHDGVIVFDSRVNGYVKIRGVRVSLPDVENELITHPQLRQIMVVDIGDQKQGEAVLGAVYVVESGAQLSSVDLRDFARERLPQSHVPSHFMQLDELPFSRNGKPDRGTARKILEAVKTAEKTKPAVPEISPAQRKVLETYLDVLKPAVAQPVCATADFIGLGLRPQHLKLIAARLSESFSVSLSPAQLMRCRNAQDVLALLNA; from the coding sequence ATGACCCATCCAGCAGACGGTACGATGTTCAGAGAGTTAAATTCCATGCAGGCCGCTTGTTTTGTCGGCCGTGATAAGCAGACGCCGCTCGGTGGTGTCGCCTCCCATCTTTATACCGAGTTTAACGGATGCGGCATTGATGCTGACAGACTGCAACAGGCGCTTGAGCGGCTTGCAAAACTGCATCCGATGATGGCACTTCGCGTAACAGATGACGGGCAGCAAACAATCGCGGACACGCCGCAACTTCCGGTGCTTGAAATTGATGATCTGCGCGGCAAGCCCTTATCCGAAAAGCAAGATTTTTTGGAACAAAAGCGGCAGGTCTGGACACATCAGAAGCTTGATTTGTGCTCGGGGCGGGCAGTGCGATTCTCTCTGACCTTGTTGGACGACGGGCAGTTTCGCTTTCATGCTGATACGGATATGATTGCTATTGATCCGTCTTCTTTCCGTCTACTGATGCATGACCTGGCGGCACTTTATCAGGCACCGGAAACTGTCTGTCAGCCGGCCGCAACATATTTTGACTGGCTCGACCGGTATCGTTCGGATAGTGCGCTGAAAAAGACGCGTGAGCGTGATAAAAAATGGTGGCGTGCCAGGCTTACGGACATTCCACCTGCACCGACTTTGCCCTTACGCACTGATATGGCGCAGCCGCAGAGTCACAGGCTTGCACGGCAAATCGATGCTGTACAATGGAAGGCATTGCAAAAACTGGCGCGCAGATATCGGATAACCGCTGCAGCAATGATGCTTGGCCTGTTCGCCACGACCTTGGGGCGCAAAACCGGTGACCGGCAATTCCGTCTGAATGTGCCAACGTTCTGGCGCTTACCGCTGGTGGAGGATGTCGGCAATATTGCCGGAGAATTTGCCAATATTCTCATTGCAGAGATCGATCTGGATGCCGCGCCCACACTTGCGGATTTATGCCGACAGCTGCATGCCAAACTGATCAGCCAGATGGAACATTCCGCCTATTCCGGTGTCAATGTGATGCGCGATCTTTCCCGCCATAACGGCAGGCCGCAACTGGCGCCGGTGGTGTTTACCGCAGCCCTTGATCTGGACGGTGGAGCACTGTTTTCCGATATGGTGCGGAAGGTCTTCGGAGTGATGGATTGGGCAGTTTCGCAAGGCTCACAAGTGGCGCTGGATGCGCAGATGGCCGCTTATCAAGGCGGTCTTCTGGTTAATTGGGATATTCGGCTGGACGCTTTGCCTGCGCAATGGGTAAGCGATTTGTTTGATGATTTTATCGTCTGTCTGAAGAAGGCGGCCGATGTGCCTGATTATCTGGACGAGGTGCAGATTGTGGCTCCGACAAAGAAGAACCAGCCTTTGACTGTATTGCAGCGTGCTTATCTGGCGGGGCGGGGTGAAAGTGTACCGCTTGGCGGCGTGGCAATGCAGGAGTTTCGTGAATATCGCGGCATCTTCGATCCAGCAGTTCTGAAATGCCGCCTGCAAGAGATGGTACAGCGCCATGCCTGTCTGCGCACGTGGATTGAGCCAGAAGTATTCATGCAATCTATACGGGCTGATGTGCAGGTCAACTGGGAGGAGATTGATTATCGTGGTCTGGGCCGTGCGGAAGCGATCTGTCTGATTGAGCAGCAAAGGGAAGCTTATGCCCACGAGATTATGGGGGCGGAGCGTGCTCCATGGAAGATTAAGCTGTTCCGTCTGCCGAAACTTGAGAGCGAGGCTGAAGATTACATTCTCTTCGCGCGGTTTGATGCCATGATCGCTGATGGCCGGTCAATTGCGCAACTGATGCGTGAATTATTTGAAGGCGGAAGCGGAGTTGATCAGGATGAAGAAACGGCGGTCGCGCATTATGATGATGTGCAGCTCAAGGCTGATGCCGATTACTGGAAGGACAAATTGCAAGCTGTTGAAGCGCCGCTGCGCCTGCCTTGGAGTAAGCCGCTTGACCAGATCATGCAGTCGCGCTACGGGCGGGAAAGCATCGTCATTCCGGCTGCAGTTTTCAGCGCCTTGAGTCGTGTCGGTGCACGTAAAGGCCTGTTTAAAAACTCGGTACTGACGGCGCTTGTGCTTGAAGTTTTGTCCTGCCGCACAGAGGAAAACAGTCTGTGTGTCGGCATTCCTGTGGCGCCGCAAATATCCGCCACACTTGCCAATAATTCGAGTTTTATTGCTGTAAACTGGCAGAAACAAGAGGGCGATTTTGCCACCCGTGCGGCAGTTTTACAGCAGGATGTGCTAGAAGGGCTCAGCCATCCCGCATTTTCGGGTGTAGATATCGCACGTTTATTGTTTGAAAATACCGGAAGTCTGCCGGTTTTGCCGGTCGTGATTACCAATGGTTTATCTTGGCCCGTTTTGGGGCAAGATAGTTCGGCATACTTGCATAGCGGACAGACGCAAACGCCGCAGGTGGCGATGGATATCCGCTTCTCAGTCAATGCTGCCGGTGATCTGGTATTTGATATTGATTATGCGCGTGAAGCGCTGGATCAGGCAATGGTGCAGGATATTTTGCAGGCGCTGAGCAAAGCTGCGCATAAGATTGCCGCCAGCGGTGAATTTGCAGTGAGCATTCGGGCGATAACTGATCTCAGTCATTATTGTTTCAACAATATGCCAATGACAGCGCAGGATGCACCTTTTCTGCGGCGTATTGCTGATCATATTTTTGCTGCCGATAACAGTAAGGTTGCGCTGATTTATGGACAACAGCGTATCAGCTATGCAGAGCTTGGCGGCATAGTGCGCCGCATCACGGGCAGTCTGCAGGCGCGGGGACTGGCGCAGGGCAGTGTGGTTGCTGTTTGCCTGCCGCGCAGTCCCGAACACACGGCCATCGTCCTTGCCTGTGCATTATCGGGTATAATCTGGGTACCGATTGATGCCGCATCACCACAGGAGCGGTTGGATTATCTTCTGCAAAATTGTTGCCCTGATCTAGTGGTTGGTACAGAAGATGTGACCACGGCGCACCCCGTGGTCACGTTTGAGGTTTTGATGACGGCAGAGCCTGTGGCAAGTTCTCCTCTTAGCCCTGCCACGCTTTCGCTCAGTGAAAGTCCTGCCTATTATCTTTATACATCGGGTACCACTGGCAAGCCGAAATGCGTGGTGCTGACCAACCGCTCCACCAATAATGTAATCACCTGTACGCTGGAAAACTGGCAGGCGACAGAGCGCGATGTGTTTATTTCTGTTACGCCGCTGCATCATGATATGTCGGTCTTTGATGTTCTGGGCGCATTGACGGTCGGTGCCACACTGGTGTTACCGGAAGCCGGTGAGGAGAAGAATGCCATCCGTTGGAACCAGCTGATTGCCGAACATCGGGTAACGTTATGGTGTTCCGTGCCGGCAATTTTGGAAATGCTGCTGGCTTGCAGGCGCGGGGATGAATTAACAAGCCTGAGGCTGATTTCACAGGGCGGGGATTATATCAAGCCGGTAATTATTGCCGAGTTACGTGAATTGCTGCCGCAAGCGCGGCTGGTATCGCTTGGCGGGCCGACGGAAACGACGATCTGGAGCATCTGGCATGAGATTAGAGCGGAGGATGTACGCATTATTCCTTATGGTATTCCGCTGCCAGAAAACAGCTATTTCGTATTGGATGAACAGGGCGAACATTGCCCTGCCGGTGTTGCCGGGCGGATCCATACGGCCGGTGTGAATGTGGCGTTGGGCTATCTGGAAAGCGGCGAAATTATCCAGACGGATTTTGTGACGATTCTCGATGAAAAGGGCACAGAGTTGCGGGCCTTTAAAACCGGAGATCGCGGGCGCTACCGCCATGACGGCGTGATTGTTTTTGACAGCCGCGTCAATGGCTATGTGAAGATACGCGGTGTGCGCGTGTCGCTGCCAGATGTGGAGAATGAGCTGATCACACATCCGCAGCTTCGGCAGATTATGGTGGTTGATATAGGTGATCAAAAACAGGGCGAGGCAGTGCTGGGCGCAGTTTATGTGGTGGAGAGCGGGGCGCAATTATCGTCAGTCGACTTGCGGGATTTTGCCCGTGAACGCCTGCCGCAATCTCATGTGCCATCCCATTTTATGCAACTTGATGAATTGCCTTTTTCGCGTAATGGCAAGCCGGACCGTGGCACTGCTCGTAAAATTCTGGAAGCGGTGAAAACCGCAGAGAAGACAAAACCGGCTGTGCCTGAAATATCGCCAGCACAGCGCAAGGTGCTCGAGACTTATCTGGATGTGCTGAAACCGGCAGTGGCTCAACCGGTTTGTGCGACTGCAGATTTTATCGGGCTGGGATTGCGCCCGCAGCATCTGAAACTGATTGCGGCACGGTTGAGTGAGAGTTTCTCTGTGTCTCTGTCGCCTGCACAATTGATGCGCTGCCGCAATGCGCAGGATGTGTTAGCCTTGCTGAACGCCTGA
- a CDS encoding aspartate aminotransferase family protein — protein MMFDTKPTDSRRCSAHRCDGNYLDYVFSSDIKSSVFYKSIMHYAIDLLQTCNNDDKIYSGATIADIRKLLQDIEMLPKNGTGVIKALRELGRPSVEHALKVSSAAAVAHLHCPVAIPALAAETLISATNQSLDSWDQAPFATLLEERVIQWLLELTGASHQASGCFNSGGSQSNMTALYLAIEQMPEIERKNFVIFTSENAHFSILKGARILGLAADAVIPVPIDENGRMSAAQLHPAIIKSRQDHKVPLAIVATAGTTDLGAIDPLSEIADIAELHNLWLHVDAAYGGGLLFTPHRDQLKGIERAHSVTIDFHKMLFQPISCGVLLVKNKTFFSPLASKANYLNPEEEVFADAPNLVERSLQTTRRGDALKVAITMRSVGRDGISEMVCKTLENAKAAAIAIRARDQLELIQNPQLSTVMFRYVPRDSSQCGNRIALKIREQLFNEGTAAIATTVYQGRVCFKLTMLNPYSDADIVNRILNRIVAMAEELEQAPDLVQSQQASA, from the coding sequence ATGATGTTTGATACAAAACCCACCGATAGCCGTCGCTGCAGCGCCCACCGCTGCGACGGCAATTACCTCGATTACGTGTTTTCCTCCGACATTAAATCGAGCGTCTTTTACAAGAGCATCATGCATTATGCGATTGATCTGCTTCAAACCTGCAATAATGACGACAAAATCTATTCCGGCGCGACTATTGCCGATATTCGCAAGCTTTTGCAGGATATTGAAATGCTGCCGAAAAACGGCACCGGTGTGATCAAGGCACTCAGAGAGCTTGGCAGACCGTCAGTGGAACATGCGCTGAAAGTGAGTTCAGCCGCAGCGGTGGCGCATCTGCATTGCCCCGTGGCAATCCCTGCGCTTGCTGCTGAAACTCTGATCAGCGCCACCAATCAGTCGCTGGATTCATGGGATCAGGCACCTTTTGCAACTTTGCTTGAGGAACGTGTTATCCAATGGCTGCTTGAGCTGACCGGCGCATCACATCAGGCCAGCGGTTGCTTCAACAGCGGTGGCAGTCAATCCAATATGACGGCGCTTTATCTCGCCATCGAACAGATGCCGGAAATTGAACGCAAAAATTTCGTCATCTTTACCTCCGAAAATGCTCATTTCAGCATCCTCAAAGGTGCACGTATTCTCGGCCTTGCCGCCGATGCGGTTATTCCGGTGCCAATAGACGAAAACGGCCGTATGTCTGCCGCGCAACTGCATCCAGCCATTATCAAAAGCAGGCAGGATCATAAAGTGCCGCTTGCAATTGTTGCCACCGCAGGCACCACCGATCTGGGTGCGATTGATCCTCTGTCCGAAATTGCCGATATAGCGGAATTGCATAATCTCTGGCTTCATGTCGATGCAGCCTATGGCGGCGGACTGCTTTTCACCCCACACCGCGACCAGCTTAAAGGCATCGAACGCGCGCATTCTGTGACGATTGATTTCCATAAAATGCTATTTCAGCCAATCAGTTGCGGTGTTTTGTTAGTAAAGAATAAGACATTCTTTTCGCCACTCGCTTCAAAAGCTAATTATCTTAACCCTGAAGAGGAAGTCTTTGCCGATGCGCCCAATCTTGTGGAACGCTCCCTGCAAACCACAAGGCGCGGCGATGCGCTGAAAGTGGCCATAACCATGCGCTCCGTGGGGCGTGACGGGATCAGCGAAATGGTGTGCAAGACGCTGGAAAATGCCAAGGCTGCGGCAATAGCCATCAGAGCACGCGACCAGCTAGAACTGATACAAAATCCGCAGCTTTCCACTGTTATGTTCCGCTATGTGCCGCGTGACAGCAGCCAATGTGGCAACCGCATTGCGCTCAAAATACGCGAACAGCTTTTCAATGAAGGCACAGCCGCCATTGCTACCACGGTGTATCAGGGACGTGTCTGCTTCAAGCTCACAATGCTGAACCCGTATTCCGATGCGGATATAGTCAACCGCATCCTCAACCGCATAGTGGCAATGGCTGAAGAGCTGGAACAAGCCCCAGACCTTGTGCAGTCGCAGCAGGCTTCCGCCTGA
- a CDS encoding SidA/IucD/PvdA family monooxygenase, producing the protein MTASNLLGIGLGPFNLGLAALLSSHDSLSSVFLERKPEFRWHDGLLMEGTTLQVPFLADLVTMTDPTHPLSYLNYLRRHHRLYNFYFYERFLIPRLEYDDYCRWASQQLAFCRFGETVENVSYDDRQNLFRTETVRTDGSSRSYLAHNLALGIGTVPYYPAWAQSNSGLILHSSQFNHYREQLQKCKTVTVIGSGQSAAECVLALYSALTPNMISNGASIQWISRSAGFFPMEYSKLGLEYFSPDYMQYFHTVPREKRRDITRKQGLLYKGISISTIAEIFDLLYERSVGGATTGLTLIANCNVNNAEYTPQNGVFRLSVNNPESGATGIYETDAVILGTGYHHVWPEWFTRLKDTVLATDEDDNILVDENFCAKRCDGGTGKIFIQNAETFHHGVGAPDLGLGAYRNATIINQLLGHIHYPVPVNSSFQQFGL; encoded by the coding sequence ATGACAGCCTCTAATCTCCTCGGCATCGGCCTCGGGCCGTTTAATCTCGGTCTGGCGGCACTGCTATCCTCCCATGACAGTCTCAGCAGCGTCTTTCTTGAGCGTAAACCGGAATTTCGCTGGCATGACGGCCTGCTCATGGAAGGCACCACATTGCAGGTACCTTTTCTGGCAGACCTCGTCACAATGACTGACCCGACCCATCCGCTCAGTTATCTTAATTATCTGCGCCGGCATCACCGGCTCTATAATTTCTATTTCTATGAGCGTTTTTTAATTCCGCGTCTGGAATATGATGACTATTGCCGCTGGGCATCGCAGCAGCTTGCCTTCTGCCGTTTTGGCGAGACGGTGGAGAATGTGTCTTATGACGACAGACAGAACCTGTTCAGAACCGAAACTGTGCGGACGGATGGCAGCAGCCGTTCCTATCTTGCGCATAATCTTGCGCTCGGCATCGGCACAGTGCCTTATTATCCGGCATGGGCGCAATCAAATTCCGGCCTGATACTGCACAGCTCGCAATTCAACCATTACCGCGAACAATTGCAAAAATGCAAAACCGTCACTGTCATCGGCTCAGGCCAGAGTGCGGCTGAATGTGTTCTGGCGCTTTATAGCGCTTTGACACCGAATATGATCAGCAATGGCGCTTCCATTCAGTGGATATCGCGCTCTGCCGGTTTTTTCCCGATGGAATATTCCAAACTCGGGCTGGAATATTTTTCGCCGGATTATATGCAGTATTTCCACACAGTGCCGCGCGAAAAACGCCGCGACATTACCCGAAAACAGGGTCTGCTTTATAAAGGCATCAGTATCTCCACCATCGCGGAAATCTTTGATCTACTTTATGAACGCTCTGTCGGCGGTGCCACAACCGGCCTGACACTGATCGCCAATTGCAATGTCAACAATGCTGAATACACCCCGCAAAACGGCGTGTTCCGTCTGTCTGTCAATAATCCGGAAAGCGGTGCCACAGGCATTTATGAAACCGATGCTGTCATTCTTGGCACCGGCTATCATCATGTCTGGCCCGAATGGTTCACCCGTTTGAAAGACACAGTGCTGGCAACGGATGAAGACGACAACATTCTTGTGGATGAAAATTTCTGCGCCAAACGCTGCGATGGCGGCACAGGAAAAATCTTCATCCAGAATGCCGAAACATTCCACCACGGTGTAGGTGCGCCGGATCTCGGCCTTGGTGCCTATCGTAATGCCACCATTATCAACCAGCTTTTAGGGCATATTCATTATCCGGTGCCGGTAAATTCATCATTTCAGCAATTCGGCCTTTGA
- a CDS encoding isochorismate synthase, protein MKASHLRTDVSEEQSDVNGERFFSFTSGNKELRTRGLHREINTPAENGSDTNSVFQRTIKAALREAQKNGQDNPVIVGAIPFNPAEPSCLFVPQSYEWHDLAPAVSFAAPAVLKPAAQKSLPDEAGFKRAVEQAIANFRLSDVRKAVLSVMREITFEQDVDTQQMLANLRAQNREGYQFSLLLDDGAVLVGVSPELIIRKSGSNIISNPLAGSAKRMSDPLADQHNAQQLNHSEKDLYEHRLVIEDIAAHLQPVCDRLDVPHRPSLISTAALWHLSTRIHGTIADQSLTALQLACLLHPTPAVCGYPTERARRLIHFIEPFERRFFTGMVGWSDAQGNGEWVVTIRCGSVRRNIVQLFAGAGIVEASDPASEWNEVQTKLGTMLRACGLNN, encoded by the coding sequence ATGAAAGCAAGTCACCTCAGAACCGATGTGTCTGAAGAACAATCTGATGTTAATGGCGAAAGGTTTTTCTCGTTTACGTCCGGAAATAAAGAACTGCGCACCCGCGGTCTGCACCGCGAAATTAACACTCCTGCAGAAAACGGCAGCGATACCAATAGTGTTTTTCAACGCACTATAAAAGCTGCATTGAGAGAAGCGCAAAAAAACGGACAGGATAATCCGGTCATTGTCGGCGCTATTCCCTTCAACCCTGCAGAACCATCCTGTCTTTTCGTCCCGCAATCTTATGAATGGCACGATCTTGCACCTGCCGTTTCTTTCGCCGCCCCTGCTGTTTTAAAACCCGCCGCACAGAAAAGCCTCCCCGATGAAGCCGGTTTCAAACGTGCGGTGGAACAGGCAATTGCCAATTTCCGCCTCAGCGATGTACGCAAGGCCGTGCTTTCAGTGATGCGTGAGATCACGTTCGAACAGGATGTCGATACGCAGCAAATGCTCGCCAATCTGCGCGCGCAAAACCGCGAGGGCTATCAGTTCAGCTTGTTATTGGATGATGGCGCGGTGCTTGTCGGTGTCAGCCCTGAACTTATAATCCGTAAAAGCGGCAGCAATATCATTTCCAATCCGCTGGCAGGTTCGGCAAAACGCATGAGCGATCCGCTTGCCGATCAGCACAATGCACAGCAACTCAACCACTCTGAAAAAGACCTTTATGAACACCGGTTGGTGATTGAGGACATTGCCGCCCATTTGCAACCTGTTTGCGATAGGCTGGATGTGCCGCACCGGCCTTCGCTGATCAGCACAGCCGCGCTCTGGCATCTTTCAACGCGCATTCACGGCACCATTGCCGATCAGTCGCTGACGGCCTTGCAGCTTGCCTGTCTGCTGCATCCGACACCGGCGGTTTGCGGCTATCCGACCGAACGCGCCAGACGGCTGATCCATTTTATCGAACCTTTCGAGCGGCGCTTTTTCACCGGCATGGTTGGCTGGTCAGATGCGCAGGGCAACGGGGAATGGGTGGTGACCATCCGCTGCGGCAGCGTGCGGCGCAATATTGTGCAGCTTTTTGCCGGTGCAGGCATTGTTGAGGCCTCCGACCCCGCCTCGGAATGGAACGAGGTGCAAACCAAACTCGGCACGATGCTGCGCGCTTGTGGCCTGAATAATTAG
- a CDS encoding GNAT family N-acetyltransferase, whose amino-acid sequence MDIFQPETSEFAYSRFDPLISRTVSFRLLDKNKDTELLWRWMNMPHVITQWKMNVPVEEIAAYIDKNLADPHQDPYIGFIDGIAMSYWEAYWAKDDILGRYYDALENDRGWHMLVGEKAYFGRDTARAVITGFTRFLFLENPATEKIVGEPSVRARSLLRYAADCAFEEQGEIDLPDKRAKLMFCHRKNFTAKCGL is encoded by the coding sequence ATGGATATTTTTCAACCCGAAACCTCGGAATTTGCCTATTCCCGCTTTGATCCTCTGATCAGCAGAACTGTCAGTTTTCGTTTATTGGATAAGAACAAAGACACAGAACTGCTCTGGCGCTGGATGAATATGCCTCACGTCATCACCCAGTGGAAAATGAATGTACCGGTTGAGGAGATTGCGGCCTATATCGACAAGAACCTCGCCGATCCGCATCAGGACCCGTATATTGGTTTCATCGACGGCATAGCGATGAGCTATTGGGAAGCCTATTGGGCGAAAGATGATATTCTCGGACGTTATTATGATGCGCTGGAGAATGATCGTGGCTGGCATATGCTGGTGGGCGAAAAGGCCTATTTTGGCCGCGACACCGCCCGTGCTGTGATTACCGGTTTCACTCGTTTTCTGTTTCTGGAAAATCCTGCAACGGAAAAAATCGTTGGCGAGCCCAGCGTGCGTGCGCGCAGTCTGCTTCGCTATGCAGCAGATTGCGCCTTTGAAGAACAAGGCGAAATCGACCTGCCCGACAAACGCGCCAAGCTGATGTTCTGCCACCGCAAAAACTTTACCGCGAAATGTGGGCTATAA
- a CDS encoding (2,3-dihydroxybenzoyl)adenylate synthase, whose amino-acid sequence MTIEFTRWPQERADLYRRKGYWIDQPLTRILLNQSLTRPDAPAILCGERCISYAMLDQLSGNLATRLRLAGISQSDTALVQLPNIAEFYIVFFALLKAGIVPVNAIYSHRRLELTAYARQIKPKLIIATKQHELFKDNRFLEELDAEGLRPQLTLLAGDDSDAHEANELGNWLQEPDGSIIAPTLAPTPADEVAFFQLSGGSTGTPKLIPRTHNDYDYSVRASADICELTPQTRFLCALPAAHNYALSSPGALGVFHAGGCVILAPNPEPLGCFTLIERHRIDMAALVPPAVALWLQAAPEHQEKLHSLRLIQVGGASFAEVLARKVPEILHCRLQQVFGMAEGLVNYTRAGDDEEFVFTTQGRPISPDDEIRITDENGNELPDGEAGMLATRGPYTFCGYYNSPEHNARIFDKEGFYYSGDIVERNAQGYLRVVGRVKDQINRGGEKVASEEIENLIVLHDDVTHAALVAMDDELLGEKSCAFVVSRNPQLKAPTLRRHLAALGIAEYKLPDRIQFIEHMPLTPVGKIDKKHLRSLLAQNASAL is encoded by the coding sequence ATGACAATTGAATTCACACGCTGGCCGCAGGAAAGAGCCGATCTCTATCGCCGCAAAGGTTACTGGATTGATCAGCCACTCACTCGAATTCTCCTGAACCAGAGCCTTACACGACCGGATGCCCCGGCCATTCTCTGCGGTGAGCGCTGCATCAGCTATGCCATGCTCGATCAGCTCTCCGGCAACCTGGCGACCCGCCTTCGACTTGCCGGTATCAGTCAAAGCGATACTGCCCTGGTACAACTGCCCAATATTGCGGAATTTTACATCGTATTTTTCGCATTGCTTAAAGCGGGCATTGTGCCGGTTAATGCGATTTACTCCCATCGCAGACTTGAGCTCACCGCCTATGCCCGCCAGATCAAGCCAAAACTGATCATAGCTACCAAACAGCATGAGCTGTTTAAGGATAACCGCTTTCTGGAGGAACTGGATGCGGAAGGTCTGCGCCCACAACTCACACTGCTTGCCGGTGATGACAGCGATGCGCATGAAGCCAACGAACTCGGTAACTGGCTGCAAGAACCGGATGGCAGCATCATTGCCCCGACGCTGGCACCGACACCGGCGGATGAAGTTGCCTTTTTCCAGCTTTCCGGCGGCAGTACCGGCACACCCAAACTCATCCCCCGCACCCATAATGATTATGATTACAGCGTACGTGCCAGTGCGGATATCTGCGAATTAACACCGCAGACGCGGTTTCTCTGCGCGCTGCCCGCAGCCCATAATTATGCCCTCAGCTCTCCCGGCGCACTTGGCGTCTTTCATGCCGGCGGCTGCGTTATTCTTGCGCCAAATCCTGAACCGCTTGGCTGTTTCACCCTGATTGAGCGTCACCGCATTGATATGGCTGCCCTTGTACCGCCAGCCGTAGCGCTTTGGTTGCAGGCTGCCCCCGAACATCAGGAAAAGCTGCATTCGCTCAGGCTGATTCAGGTGGGCGGCGCCAGTTTTGCCGAGGTTCTGGCACGCAAAGTTCCAGAAATTCTGCACTGCCGTTTGCAGCAGGTTTTCGGCATGGCGGAAGGTCTGGTGAATTATACCAGAGCGGGAGATGATGAAGAATTTGTCTTCACCACACAAGGCAGACCGATCAGTCCCGATGATGAAATCCGCATTACTGATGAAAACGGCAATGAGCTGCCTGATGGTGAGGCCGGTATGCTTGCCACACGCGGGCCCTATACATTTTGCGGCTATTATAACAGCCCTGAGCATAATGCCCGTATCTTCGACAAGGAAGGTTTCTATTATTCGGGTGATATTGTTGAACGCAATGCGCAGGGCTATCTGCGTGTTGTCGGCCGAGTGAAAGATCAGATCAATCGCGGCGGTGAGAAAGTCGCCTCGGAAGAAATCGAAAATCTGATCGTTCTGCATGATGATGTGACCCATGCTGCCCTTGTGGCGATGGATGATGAGCTGCTGGGCGAGAAGAGCTGCGCCTTTGTCGTCTCCCGCAACCCGCAACTGAAAGCACCTACCCTGCGCCGTCATCTCGCAGCACTGGGTATCGCCGAATATAAATTGCCGGATCGCATTCAGTTCATCGAACATATGCCACTCACACCTGTCGGCAAAATCGACAAGAAACATCTGCGTTCGCTTCTCGCACAAAATGCCAGCGCGCTCTGA